GACCTTACAATGACGGCCTGTTCAGCCAAGGCACCCTTGGGGTCGTAGTCAAAATGGGTATCTGGGTAAGTTTTCCCTTATGGGTTCCTCAGACCGGTCGTTGGTGAAAAGCTGACGGGCACTACTCTGCAGTTGATGCCAAATCCTGGCGGTTACCAAGCATACATGATTACCTTCCCGAGGGACGAAGACTTGCATCAGGTGATTGAGATTATGCGTCCATTACGTCTGGTAGGTGACACCTTCTAACTCCAAAACAAGACTACAGTAGGATTTCATTTAATAACAAATGCCTAGCAAATGGTTCTGCAAAACGTACCGACTTTGCGATCCATCCTTATGGATGCTGCAGTACACAACTGCAAAGCACACTATACAAATTCAGATGAACCTCTATCTGAACAAGAGCTTGACGAGATCGCCAAGGAACTGAAACTTGGACGCTGGAACTTTTACGGGGCCCTATATGTGAGTGCATAAAGCTGACCACCATACTCCAATTTCTAATGTAAGATGTATACCCGTAGGGGCCAGAGCCAGTTCGCAAAGCTTTCTggagcatcatcaaggatAGCTTTTCAAAAGTTTCCGGTGCCAAGTTTTATTTCCCGGAAGACCGCCCCGAGGAGCACAGTATCCTGAGGACGCGTGAACTAACGTTGCAAGGAATCCCAAGTTTCGACGAATTGCGGTGGGTTGACTGGCTTCCCAACGGAgcccatctcttcttctcccccatcGCAAAGATTACGGGGGATGATGCTGTGTCACAGTACGAAGTGAGTAAGAGACGCtgtcgagaagctggttTGGATTTCATAGGAGATTTTCTTATCGGAGTGAGAGAAATGCGTAAGTCTCCTGGCCTTTGTTCCTTTAGAAATCCTATGCCTTTCGGCTATTTCGAGTGTCACATGTAAACCTTGTTGCGAGGCCTTTGCATTGTTAGGCAAGGAAGGAAAATAGCTAACCAGCGTGCTTTTCTTCAGATCATATTGTTTGTATTGTCTTCAATCGCGAGGATCCTGACTCCAAGagaagagctctttggcTCATTCGAACCCTAATCGAGGACTGCGCACAGCACGGGTGGGGCGAGTACAGAACTCACCTTGCTGTTATGGACCAGATTGCGAATACCTATAACTTCAACAACAATGCTCAATTGAAATTTAATGAACAGATCAAGGATGCTCTTGATCCGAAAGGGATTCTCGCTCCTGGGAAGAATGGCATTTGGCCACAGTCCTATGACAAGGCCGCTTGGGTTCTTTCCTCGGACCCCGGTAAATTACCAGTTAGGGGGAGATCTGAACGCTGAAAAATATAAGTCTATATATTCTGGTACCTGCAGCgtatacttatatatatataagatCTAAGAAGCTGAAGGGAAGTATCTAGGCTTAGCTAGTTATAGCTTGAATAAAAAGCTTTTGAAATACAGAATTAGCCCTTTTTAGGAGGTGTTAAGAAACGAGTACCGTGGTCATTATATTATAGCTGCAGTTTTGTAGATAGTTATTCAATATCTCTTTGACTTCTTTAGtacttttcttgttcttaaATGTTAGACG
Above is a genomic segment from Trichoderma breve strain T069 chromosome 6, whole genome shotgun sequence containing:
- a CDS encoding FAD binding domain-containing protein, which produces MNENKLKTPNGVCGSRSAGDPLVLPPNTSSEHFHDFINRARTICGLDNVFVLEREDQLIDGTYRYPNKTHDMHAILDRTYFVSSATVSPRNVPEVQDMMRLCNEFDVPVWPFSIGRNTGYGGAAPRVPGSIVLNLGKHMNRVLEVNTEGAYALVEPGVTFFDMHKYLEKNNLREKVWLDVPDLGGGSIIGNALERGVGYSPYGDHWMMHCGMEIVLPDGELIRTGMGALPAKASGSTSNLRPDEQPGNETWQLFNYGFGPYNDGLFSQGTLGVVVKMGIWLMPNPGGYQAYMITFPRDEDLHQVIEIMRPLRLQMVLQNVPTLRSILMDAAVHNCKAHYTNSDEPLSEQELDEIAKELKLGRWNFYGALYGPEPVRKAFWSIIKDSFSKVSGAKFYFPEDRPEEHSILRTRELTLQGIPSFDELRWVDWLPNGAHLFFSPIAKITGDDAVSQYEVSKRRCREAGLDFIGDFLIGVREMHHIVCIVFNREDPDSKRRALWLIRTLIEDCAQHGWGEYRTHLAVMDQIANTYNFNNNAQLKFNEQIKDALDPKGILAPGKNGIWPQSYDKAAWVLSSDPGKLPVRGRSER